In a single window of the Natronosalvus caseinilyticus genome:
- a CDS encoding DUF7532 family protein, whose protein sequence is MHFDQRTQRALREVGLETDDLRRASELVVEAVATDAAALESFFERHDTVYSDLDMAHSSAEFPKHAVEGLDLTTHAAEMRGWLRFDTWGVYVEDGRVLDEEHVELTLGPSINDRVRFAADRETLR, encoded by the coding sequence ATGCACTTCGATCAGCGAACCCAACGGGCCCTCCGGGAGGTCGGCCTCGAGACCGACGACCTCCGGCGGGCCTCGGAACTCGTCGTCGAGGCCGTCGCCACGGACGCCGCGGCCCTCGAGTCGTTCTTCGAGCGCCACGACACCGTCTACTCGGATCTCGACATGGCTCACTCGAGCGCCGAGTTCCCCAAACATGCCGTGGAGGGGCTCGACCTGACCACCCACGCCGCCGAGATGCGCGGCTGGCTCCGGTTCGACACCTGGGGCGTCTACGTCGAGGATGGCCGGGTGCTCGACGAGGAGCACGTCGAACTGACGCTCGGCCCCTCGATCAACGACCGGGTCCGATTCGCCGCCGACCGGGAGACGCTGCGATGA
- a CDS encoding PrsW family intramembrane metalloprotease yields MASKRDPIERAAGSSADLYDVSTWEPRSRLDRFAAWLYAAISYGLHAIVLAVALLITISLLASPTFLVLDEPLIGAFFALSVVPAALLAAYIWYADITTSEPLSLLVSTFVLAVLFATFAAVTNTFAGSFLRPVPIVGTILFFYLVVGPVEEAVKLLAVRVFAFRSDSFDAVIDGAVYGAVAGLGFAAIENALYITQSVGTVGAETSLFAAAGGITTTRALAGPGHVIYSAVAGYYLGLAKFNPTNAGPIVVKGLLVAAFIHATYNVTVQIVPPVIAAFWGLGPALAVIVYVVVYDGLAAFYLYRKLSRYRRTYRAVRDDGDDHGAEMTEFEPGQR; encoded by the coding sequence ATGGCCAGCAAGCGCGACCCGATCGAACGAGCGGCCGGCTCCTCGGCCGACCTCTACGACGTCTCGACCTGGGAACCTCGCTCGCGACTCGACCGATTCGCCGCCTGGCTGTACGCCGCCATCAGTTACGGACTCCATGCCATCGTACTCGCCGTCGCCCTGTTGATCACGATTTCGCTCCTGGCTTCGCCCACGTTTCTCGTCCTCGACGAGCCGCTCATCGGCGCGTTCTTCGCACTCTCGGTCGTCCCCGCCGCGCTCCTTGCCGCGTACATCTGGTACGCGGACATCACCACGAGCGAACCGCTCTCGCTGCTGGTCAGTACGTTCGTCCTGGCCGTCCTCTTCGCCACGTTCGCCGCCGTCACGAATACGTTCGCCGGCTCCTTCCTCCGGCCAGTCCCCATCGTCGGGACGATTCTCTTCTTCTACCTGGTCGTCGGGCCCGTCGAGGAGGCGGTCAAACTCCTCGCCGTGCGCGTCTTCGCCTTCCGGAGCGACTCCTTCGACGCCGTCATCGACGGCGCCGTCTACGGCGCTGTCGCGGGGCTCGGCTTCGCCGCCATCGAGAACGCCCTCTACATCACCCAGTCCGTCGGCACCGTCGGGGCCGAGACCAGCCTGTTCGCCGCCGCGGGCGGGATCACGACGACCCGCGCGCTCGCCGGCCCCGGCCACGTCATCTACTCCGCCGTCGCCGGCTACTACCTCGGCCTCGCGAAGTTCAACCCGACGAACGCCGGTCCCATCGTCGTCAAAGGGCTCCTCGTCGCCGCGTTCATCCATGCGACGTACAACGTCACCGTCCAGATCGTCCCGCCGGTGATCGCCGCGTTCTGGGGGTTGGGCCCCGCACTCGCGGTGATCGTCTACGTCGTCGTCTACGACGGGCTGGCCGCCTTCTACCTCTACCGGAAACTCAGCCGCTACCGTCGAACCTACCGCGCCGTCCGGGACGACGGCGACGACCACGGCGCGGAGATGACGGAGTTCGAACCGGGGCAGCGCTGA
- a CDS encoding riboflavin synthase: MFTGIVEETGEIVDRTETDEGLRLRIGADEVATDLAHGQSISVSGACLTVEAFDPGTWFEVFLASETVERTYLGSLGVGDAVNLERAMPADGRFDGHVVQGHVDAVATVSGIESVGDDWFFEFDLPENYDRYVVEKGSITLDGISLTVADLTDDGRVTVAIIPTTYDLTTLSEKSPGDLVHLEVDVLAKYVERLLEGHLERDRLAATQ, translated from the coding sequence ATGTTCACCGGCATCGTCGAGGAGACGGGCGAAATCGTCGACCGAACCGAGACGGACGAGGGACTGAGACTCCGTATCGGTGCCGACGAGGTCGCCACGGACCTCGCACACGGACAGTCGATTAGCGTCAGCGGCGCCTGCCTGACCGTCGAGGCGTTCGATCCCGGCACCTGGTTCGAGGTCTTCCTCGCCAGCGAAACCGTCGAGCGGACCTACCTCGGTTCACTCGGGGTCGGCGATGCGGTCAACCTCGAGCGGGCGATGCCCGCCGACGGTCGCTTCGACGGCCACGTCGTCCAGGGGCACGTCGACGCGGTGGCGACCGTTTCCGGAATCGAGTCCGTCGGCGACGACTGGTTCTTCGAGTTCGACCTCCCCGAAAACTACGACCGCTACGTCGTCGAGAAGGGATCGATCACGCTCGACGGCATCAGCCTCACCGTGGCCGACCTGACCGACGACGGCCGAGTGACGGTGGCGATCATCCCGACGACCTACGACCTGACGACGCTCTCCGAGAAGTCCCCCGGCGACCTCGTCCACCTCGAGGTCGACGTCCTCGCGAAGTACGTCGAACGGTTGCTCGAGGGGCACCTCGAGCGCGACCGTCTCGCGGCTACGCAGTAA
- a CDS encoding DUF7533 family protein: protein MGGLIDTIKLAGILVFAIPAGLAGLELAMRGNTLVGGALVGLAIMLVVIDHYLTTPGDIPGMVASRVAGKAVRDPEESEE from the coding sequence ATGGGTGGCCTCATCGATACGATCAAACTCGCCGGTATCCTCGTCTTCGCGATTCCCGCCGGGCTCGCTGGTCTCGAGCTCGCGATGCGGGGAAACACGCTCGTGGGCGGCGCACTCGTCGGCCTGGCGATCATGCTGGTCGTCATCGACCACTACCTGACGACACCTGGCGACATTCCGGGGATGGTCGCGAGTCGTGTGGCCGGAAAGGCGGTTCGGGACCCCGAGGAGTCCGAGGAGTGA
- the dnaG gene encoding DNA primase DnaG, which yields MEDTSKYLIRANVTADGVVERSDVVGAIFGQTEGLLGDELDLRELRQSGKVGHIDVEITSTRGTSQGHLTIATSLDKVETATLAASLETITRVGPCRANLEVGDIEDVRAAKRKDVVERAKELLRTGFDDSVMSSDEILEEVREYVRVADITEFEGLPAGPRVGDSDAIIVVEGRSDVLTMLKYGVKNAIAVEGTNVPDAVAELTHHRTVTVFLDGDRGGDLIFEELSQVGDIDYVTFAPAGTSVEDLDHTQLFTALRNKVPFESVSGANEPRDAIAATDGSQTPAPPVSTESPADGPVQPDSSPGLGADSDSDSDSPSLEGGVDDSSTVDSGTESAPKSGATSTDSREPQSRTVYDHATEVIRNGTERVRFLDADGEILEEGEASDAQALLEAAEPDSVSTMLFDGLVSQQLLDVAADAGVDRLVGRLLGQFTKRPTSVRVYAIDDIAESAP from the coding sequence ATGGAAGACACGTCAAAATATCTCATCCGGGCGAACGTCACGGCCGACGGGGTGGTCGAGCGCAGCGACGTCGTCGGCGCCATCTTCGGCCAGACCGAGGGTCTCCTTGGCGACGAACTCGACCTCCGCGAACTCCGCCAGTCGGGCAAGGTCGGGCACATCGACGTCGAAATCACCAGCACTCGCGGAACGTCGCAGGGCCACCTGACGATCGCAACCAGCCTCGACAAGGTCGAGACCGCCACGCTCGCGGCCTCCCTCGAGACGATCACCCGGGTCGGTCCTTGCCGGGCAAACCTCGAGGTCGGCGACATCGAAGACGTTCGCGCAGCGAAACGCAAGGACGTCGTCGAGCGCGCGAAGGAACTCCTCCGGACGGGCTTCGACGACTCCGTCATGTCCTCCGACGAGATCCTCGAGGAGGTGCGCGAGTACGTCCGCGTCGCGGACATCACCGAGTTCGAGGGCCTGCCGGCCGGGCCACGGGTCGGCGACAGCGATGCCATCATCGTCGTCGAGGGACGGTCGGACGTCCTCACCATGCTCAAGTACGGCGTCAAGAACGCCATCGCTGTCGAGGGGACGAACGTCCCCGACGCGGTCGCGGAACTCACCCACCACCGTACGGTGACGGTGTTCCTCGACGGCGATCGCGGCGGCGATCTAATCTTCGAGGAACTCTCCCAGGTCGGCGACATCGACTACGTCACCTTCGCCCCGGCGGGGACCTCGGTCGAGGATCTCGATCACACCCAGCTGTTCACGGCCCTGCGAAACAAGGTCCCCTTCGAATCCGTCTCCGGAGCGAACGAACCGCGAGACGCCATCGCCGCGACCGACGGCAGCCAGACGCCCGCGCCGCCGGTGAGCACCGAATCACCAGCCGACGGTCCGGTTCAGCCCGACTCGAGTCCGGGCCTCGGGGCCGATTCCGATTCCGATTCCGATTCACCGTCGCTCGAGGGAGGCGTCGACGACAGCTCTACGGTGGATTCAGGTACCGAGTCCGCTCCCAAATCAGGGGCGACGTCCACCGATTCCAGGGAGCCACAATCGCGAACCGTCTACGACCACGCCACCGAGGTGATCCGAAACGGGACCGAGCGCGTTCGGTTCCTCGACGCCGACGGTGAGATTCTCGAGGAAGGCGAGGCGAGCGACGCCCAGGCGTTGCTCGAGGCGGCAGAGCCCGATTCGGTTTCGACGATGCTCTTCGACGGTCTCGTGAGTCAGCAACTGCTCGACGTCGCCGCGGATGCGGGGGTCGACCGCCTCGTCGGACGGTTGCTTGGACAGTTTACGAAGCGGCCGACGAGCGTTCGCGTGTACGCGATTGACGACATCGCGGAATCTGCCCCCTGA
- a CDS encoding class I SAM-dependent methyltransferase, translating into MSEETQDTGSGAERRERSERGERSDHVDDHTRAQDLSSLEPETYYDEYGDDEWNRLEATLGGHLEFEGTTTYLERYLPNSGRVLDAGGGAGRYAVWLAERGYTVTLADRSARQCELAREKAHEHGVADRVTVERADLRALPFADDRFDAVCCTGGPLSHLTDEADRERALAELRRVARPESPVFVSVMGRLAVLQNLVRSVEYAPGVPAMVESGTYDADFAREHLAHLEEPGFTACHFFRAAELEAVLESAGFEVEALVGLEGIAANVGERQELEDLDPATVEAVIEAVRSLRTDPAVVDWSNHILAVVRA; encoded by the coding sequence ATGAGCGAGGAGACGCAGGACACCGGTTCGGGCGCCGAACGGCGTGAGCGAAGCGAACGCGGCGAGCGTTCGGACCACGTGGACGACCACACTCGAGCGCAGGACCTGTCGTCGCTCGAGCCCGAAACCTACTACGACGAGTATGGCGACGACGAGTGGAACCGCCTCGAGGCCACCCTGGGCGGTCACCTCGAGTTCGAGGGCACTACGACCTATCTCGAGCGCTACCTGCCGAACTCGGGTCGCGTCCTCGACGCGGGCGGCGGCGCGGGGCGGTACGCCGTCTGGCTCGCCGAGCGTGGCTATACGGTGACGCTCGCGGACCGCAGCGCTCGCCAATGCGAACTCGCCCGGGAGAAAGCCCACGAGCACGGCGTCGCCGACCGCGTGACAGTCGAACGCGCCGACCTGCGCGCGCTGCCGTTCGCCGACGACCGGTTCGACGCCGTCTGCTGTACCGGCGGGCCGCTCTCCCACCTCACCGACGAGGCCGACCGGGAGCGGGCACTCGCCGAACTCCGCCGCGTCGCCCGGCCCGAGAGCCCCGTCTTCGTCTCCGTCATGGGTCGACTCGCGGTCCTCCAGAACCTCGTCCGCTCCGTGGAGTACGCCCCCGGCGTCCCGGCGATGGTCGAGAGCGGCACCTACGACGCCGACTTCGCCCGCGAACACCTCGCTCACCTCGAGGAACCTGGTTTCACGGCGTGTCACTTCTTCCGGGCCGCAGAGCTCGAGGCCGTCCTCGAGTCGGCCGGATTCGAGGTCGAGGCGCTGGTGGGACTCGAGGGAATTGCGGCGAACGTCGGCGAGCGGCAGGAACTAGAGGACCTCGACCCGGCTACGGTCGAGGCCGTCATCGAGGCCGTTCGCAGCCTGCGGACGGACCCTGCCGTCGTCGACTGGTCGAATCACATCCTGGCGGTTGTTCGAGCCTGA
- a CDS encoding HalOD1 output domain-containing protein → MDSADDSLPPSATVDRTKRTHTESFDPTEGPVETIVDLVAAASGRSLVEMPPIYEVIDPDALNALFRLRNSGADLEDRVFEFTYEGYRVSVHGDGRVRLTEPTNPAKVTEPLE, encoded by the coding sequence ATGGATTCCGCTGACGATTCGCTCCCTCCCTCCGCGACTGTCGATCGAACGAAGCGCACACACACCGAGTCGTTCGATCCGACGGAGGGGCCGGTCGAGACGATCGTCGACCTGGTCGCCGCGGCCTCCGGGCGGTCGCTGGTCGAGATGCCGCCGATCTACGAGGTCATCGATCCGGATGCCCTCAACGCTCTGTTCCGTCTACGAAACAGCGGCGCCGACCTCGAGGACAGGGTCTTCGAGTTTACCTACGAAGGGTACCGCGTCAGCGTCCACGGAGACGGCCGCGTCCGCCTCACCGAACCCACTAATCCCGCGAAGGTGACGGAGCCGCTCGAGTAA
- the glmM gene encoding phosphoglucosamine mutase, with protein sequence MFGTSGIRGAVGEEVTAELALSVGRAVASEGYDRVVLGRDARESGRVLGQALEAGLRECGADVVDLGLAATPTVARAVGTLEADAGVVITASHNPATDNGIKLWTPSGKAFGPDQRDAISARIEQSDYDLTDWDGHGTVRAYQDAAANHADAIREAVSLETPLSIVLDLGNGAGRVTADVLADLGCTVTTLNGQPDGSFPGRPSEPNEETLETLLETVGATDADLGIAHDGDADRMVAVDETGRFVPKDVLLALFAREAAGEGDRVAAPVDTSLTVDDALAAVGASLTKTPVGDVYVAERATDADVVFGGEPSGAWIWPAETLCPDGPLAAAKLVELVAESGPLSTLVDSVDTYPIRRDSLEVDRKGAVMDAVVESVLERYDDVDTLDGVRVDHGDGWFLLRASGTQPLIRVTAEARSADRVDELRAEAIELLESAKN encoded by the coding sequence ATGTTCGGAACGAGCGGTATTCGCGGTGCCGTGGGTGAGGAAGTCACGGCCGAACTCGCACTCTCGGTCGGGCGAGCGGTCGCCTCCGAGGGCTACGACCGGGTCGTCCTCGGCCGCGACGCCAGGGAGAGCGGCAGGGTTCTCGGCCAGGCGCTCGAGGCCGGCCTCCGCGAGTGCGGCGCGGACGTCGTCGACCTCGGACTCGCGGCCACGCCCACCGTCGCCCGCGCGGTCGGCACGCTCGAGGCCGACGCGGGGGTCGTCATCACGGCCTCGCACAACCCGGCGACCGACAACGGAATCAAGCTCTGGACACCCTCCGGGAAGGCGTTCGGGCCCGACCAGCGAGATGCAATTTCGGCCCGCATCGAGCAGAGCGACTACGACCTCACGGACTGGGACGGCCACGGCACCGTTCGTGCGTACCAGGACGCCGCCGCGAATCACGCCGACGCCATCCGGGAGGCCGTCTCGCTCGAGACCCCGCTCTCGATCGTGCTCGACCTCGGGAACGGCGCGGGGCGGGTCACTGCGGACGTACTCGCGGACCTCGGTTGTACGGTCACGACGCTCAACGGCCAGCCAGACGGATCGTTCCCCGGCCGGCCGAGCGAGCCGAACGAGGAGACCCTCGAGACGCTGCTCGAGACGGTCGGCGCGACGGACGCCGACCTGGGCATCGCCCACGACGGAGACGCCGACCGGATGGTCGCGGTCGACGAGACGGGGCGATTCGTCCCGAAGGACGTCCTGCTGGCGCTGTTCGCTCGCGAGGCCGCGGGCGAGGGCGATCGGGTGGCCGCACCGGTGGACACCAGCCTGACCGTCGACGACGCGCTGGCCGCCGTCGGCGCGTCGCTCACGAAGACGCCGGTCGGCGACGTCTACGTGGCCGAACGGGCGACCGACGCGGACGTCGTCTTCGGCGGCGAACCCAGCGGCGCCTGGATCTGGCCCGCGGAAACGCTCTGCCCGGACGGGCCGCTCGCGGCCGCGAAACTCGTCGAACTGGTCGCCGAAAGCGGTCCGCTCTCGACACTCGTCGACAGCGTCGACACCTATCCCATCCGGCGCGATTCCCTCGAGGTCGACCGGAAGGGCGCCGTGATGGACGCAGTTGTGGAGTCGGTCCTCGAGCGCTACGACGACGTGGATACGCTCGACGGCGTGCGTGTCGACCACGGCGACGGCTGGTTCCTGCTTCGGGCGAGCGGGACCCAGCCGCTGATTCGGGTTACCGCCGAGGCGCGGTCTGCCGACCGGGTGGACGAACTCCGGGCCGAGGCGATCGAGTTGCTCGAGTCGGCGAAAAACTGA
- a CDS encoding SDR family NAD(P)-dependent oxidoreductase, translated as MDDPDLTGRTVLVTGSARGIGRAFLLALAERGAKTAVHYHTSDAAARSVADEARDRGAEAVTTVRGDVTDPASVDELFSSVEDDLGAVDVLVNNVGDFAPTHWADLEFETWNRILETNLNGTYLCSKRALPGMREKGFGRIVNLGNASSEKGLVNPVNFPYFVAKAGVIMFTRMLAAETQDDGITVNVISPYVVENSEAFPEEIPRGRPANFDDLVRPLLFFVDPESDYVSGQNLEVDGGWLPETV; from the coding sequence ATGGACGATCCAGACCTCACCGGTCGAACCGTACTGGTCACCGGCAGCGCTCGCGGCATCGGTCGAGCGTTTCTGCTGGCGCTAGCCGAACGCGGCGCGAAGACGGCCGTCCACTATCACACCAGCGACGCGGCCGCCAGGTCGGTCGCCGACGAGGCTCGAGACCGCGGCGCCGAGGCCGTCACGACGGTTCGCGGCGACGTGACCGACCCCGCAAGCGTCGACGAACTGTTCTCGAGCGTCGAGGACGACCTGGGGGCCGTCGACGTACTGGTGAACAACGTCGGCGACTTCGCGCCCACCCACTGGGCCGATCTCGAGTTCGAGACCTGGAACCGCATCCTCGAGACGAACCTCAACGGCACCTACCTCTGCTCGAAGCGTGCCCTCCCCGGCATGCGCGAGAAGGGGTTCGGTCGCATCGTCAACCTCGGCAACGCCTCGAGCGAGAAGGGACTGGTTAACCCGGTGAATTTTCCGTACTTCGTCGCCAAAGCGGGCGTGATCATGTTCACGCGGATGCTCGCCGCCGAGACCCAGGACGACGGCATCACCGTCAACGTCATCTCGCCGTACGTCGTCGAGAACTCGGAGGCCTTCCCCGAGGAGATTCCCCGGGGCCGCCCCGCCAATTTCGACGACCTCGTCCGCCCACTCCTGTTCTTCGTCGACCCGGAGAGCGACTACGTGAGCGGTCAGAACCTCGAGGTCGACGGCGGCTGGCTTCCGGAGACGGTCTGA